The following is a genomic window from Leptolyngbyaceae cyanobacterium.
ATCCGATCGAGCATTCTTTATCGCCGGTGATGCACAATGCCGCTATTGCTACTCTGGGATTAAACTATGTTTATCTGCCTTTTCCGATCGCACCGGAAGATTTGCAAGTGGCGATCGCGGGTTTTGCAACTATTGGTATAGTCGGTTTTAACGTCACCATTCCCCACAAACAAACAATTATCCCTCTACTATCTCAAGTATCGCCGATCGCGCAAGCAGTGGGCGCGGTAAATACCGTTTGGC
Proteins encoded in this region:
- a CDS encoding shikimate dehydrogenase — translated: MVEVTITGKTKLLGVIGHPIEHSLSPVMHNAAIATLGLNYVYLPFPIAPEDLQVAIAGFATIGIVGFNVTIPHKQTIIPLLSQVSPIAQAVGAVNTVWRTETGWSGTNTDVEGFLAPLVNLGAGVQGCGGAGAQGRRGAEEISLAE